The DNA sequence CTCTGTTGCTGGGGTCAAGTTCATAATGGAGATCTTTCCTGGAATAGGTCTCGGGCCACGTTTGACTGTTGACATCCATCGAGGGGCCCTTACAGAAGGATTGCTGACATTTGCAATCGTTACTATCTCACTTGGTCTTTACAGAAAAATCCCGGGGAGCTTTTTCATGAAGACATGGATCTCAAGTGTTTCCAAGTtaactcttcatattcttggcTCTGATCTGACTGGTGGTTGCATGAACCCAGCTTCTGTAAGTACCTATAACAATCAAGCACTGTATATTTGTACGCTCAGCGTTGCTTTAATTTCTCATGATGGATTTGGAGAAGTTGAACGCATTAATTTACCAAACCTTGTTGACTTGTATGTAGGTGATGGGATGGGCTTATGCTCGTGGAGACCATATAACCAAGGAACATATTCTTGTGTATTGGCTTGCCCCAATAGAGGCAACTCTACTGGCAGTATGGACATTTAGGTTGCTATTTCCACCAAAAGAGGACAAGAAAGCTAAAGCAGAATGAAGTGATTTCAACTGATTTGTCATCTGTTTTCAGTCGGTAAAACGGATGATCTAACCTGGTAGGCACTGAAGAAGCTGGTAACTGCTGTTTTTTCGCTGATAGAAGCTGGTCATGCTCGTAACCACGCAAGTTTCTAGTGTATATGAATGAAATCATTGTAGCATTGCATATGTAATTGCTGTTCATATGGTGCATTTTTAGTCCCTGTATTGCTCGTTGGTTGCTTTTCCAAAAATGATGACCTACGGACTGCATACCAACTTTCAGACTAGAAATATCATTGTTCCTCGTTATGGGGTTTTAGACTCTGTATCTATGATTCTTTATTCCTTTTCAAAAATTGTAGATTTAAAGACCAAATCCACAAGAACAGATACTGCATAGTCAGTGGTTTAGTGCATGCAGCTCCTCTGGTCTGGTGCAACATTGCATCAATCTCATTCCCGGCGATCCTCCATTTCAAGCGTTTGGAAAACAGGAGATTGACCGCAGCAGCTTTATGAGCTACCTTAAGAGGCCAGCCGAGATCTTATTAGGAAGAAATTTGTTATTTACAAACATGGCCACATGGGTTCTAATTTATTTGAAGGTATTGAAATTCTTTAGTTCGACCAATCTcgaaaatatttttgaaattaGTATTTATGTACTAATATTAACCGATATTTATCGAAGTTTTCTATCCACACTCAAAACtttcattgaaaattttcatatatacaaaatactGACATGTTATATTGAAATCGAACTTTACCTtgaatcaataaaaaaaaaaaaaaaagatccgaGTGTAGAAAAATCTAGAGGTGTCGTGTcgatagaaaaaaaaacatttctgAAAAGCCAAAAAAGGAAAACTAAAGTCGCGGTCAAAATAGagaggcatatatatattcgaGTGTGAGTCTGAGAGAGTCTGAAGTGGTGTGAGAAACAGAGAGCAGCAGGGAAGCGCCGAGATTCAAATTCCGAAGTCAGAGATCAAGCAGAGCGAAGAGAATGTCGTCTTGGAGAGGAAAGCGAAAGGACGAGGAGGACCACGCGTCCGACGGCGACTCTGAGGGCCACGCGCCCCCCAAAAAGACCGCCAAAAGAGACTCCGACGACGACTCAGCCGAGGACATCGTCGTCTGCGAGGtcaccacctctctctctctcatctatTTTCTGCTGCTACATGTATAAATTCAAGAAAATCAGCGTGtgatttctagggtttttgggaAATTGCAGATATCAAAGAACAGGAGGGTGACGGTCAGGAACTGGAACGGCAAGGTTATTGTCGACATTCGCGAGTTCTATGTCAAGGATGGCAAGCAACTGCCTGGAAAGAAAGGtcgtttgctttttttttttttttttttgagcttaTATTCGCTTGCCTTTGAGTTTCTTGCTTTTTAGGGTTTATCTGCTGATTCTTTTTCTGATTTGGTTGATGGCTTTTTGTGTTTCGGTCAGTGTTGAGAGTCTTAATATTGTTAATTGAAAATCTAATGCTTCATAGAATCAATATACCAGTTGAGAACCATGCTTCAAATCATTATATTTTGGTTTCAGCTATTGAAGGGCGTGAAAATGATAATGCAAAATTTAAGTGTTGTTTTTGTGGTTTTCCTTTCCCTTTAAGGTGTTGTAAGCGAAAACATTTGAGTTGGGTCATATTTAAGTCTAAATTCAAGaacatgaaattttgagcaattTCTACAAAATGTGTAGTAGACTAAGATAAGCAAAGTTATAGTGAGAGGAAACATATTTATGAGAgaggaaatagaaaaaaaagtcaaatggTTACAGAATGGATAATAACTCTAAGCCGTTTTTCAGAAAGCTAGTGGTAATTAGGTGAtcattctattgttttatgAGAACAATAATTCAACTGGTGTTATATAAATTAGTGTTTTGAAAGACGACCTTGAGGCGCATTGATGCAGGACAGAAGCCCTTGGCGTTTGTGATATACCAGAGAAAAACCATAGTGGAAAATAGGATCCCAGCAGAAACAATGAAGAAAAGAGAGATGAGCATTAAATCCAAACAAAACTGAGAATAAAGAGAATCTTGGTAGGCCTCTGAGAATCTTGGTTGTCTGAATTTATGAATAAAATGGATAGATGAAATGTACAGCAGTTGACCTAACCTCATAATACTTAGGCACATTAAATCCTAGGCCTCTGAGATAGATAAACTACTAAAGTTCTAAATTAAGTCTCTCGGATGCTCTTGCATCACACAACTCAAGGCATAGCTTTATGGGACACGTGTGTTTCTCCAATCATGCCATTTCAAAGAGATGTATACCTCATGGACATCTAATTTGCTTAAACCATGTACACAGTTCAAACTCCATTCAGCCTGGGCCCAGAAGAATGGGTAGGAAAGCCAGTGTGCAGTAAGGTCGAGGAAAGCAAAAACTTATGCAACGAGAGTCTAGTTTAAACTCCCTTCCTTTCCTGGTCccaggccatgacccagacctGCACACAATAGCTCTAATCCTTCATCCTTACTTGCCAGATAACTTCTCCAGCTTCATGTGGTATCACCAGCAACCCAGCAgcttttgtgttattttcatttttcttttcgttttgatgTGGGATAAATGATTATTATACTTTAGCAGCTTCGCGAGAGTATCACCAGCCTAGTGACTTTGTATTCTCTTTTTTAAGTTCTTATTGCCTGTTTTTTCGAGGACTTGTATGAGAAACTGGATAAAATGCCATGAGATTATTTATTATGAGTGTGCTTTGTATTCATTATTTGGTACATAGAATGACACTCTTTCCCTTGTTTTCAGGAATCTCACTACCGATGGATCAGGTATGCATCTTGATGTACTTACATTTCGATACCTGCTCACAGAATTACCTATTGATCATTGTTTCTCTTGTGCAGTGGAATGTTCTTCGGAGTCATGTGGACGAGATTGACAAGGTTGTTAACGAGACTGGTTAGAAATATCTTTTGTGCTTTAACTAGAAAGTATGTGAGCCTGAGCCTGCAAGGTAATTTTGTTTAGGCTGTCAACACATTAACCATGTGTGATGCTTTTGTATCTATCTAGAATTGATAACTGTATTGAGGTCAATGACATTATGCTTGGAATTGGACTTGAACAATGCAAGTACTTGATCAACTATCTATAAGTATTAGGTTTGCCTATGGTctgatgtgtatatatattgctGCCATCTAAAGCTGACGCATATTACTTTCATAAAATCCAACCGCATAATGTTTGTGAAGGAAACTCTACACGAGTGATTTGTTGAATCAATTGCACAAATAAGTAGGATTTAGAACTGAGACCAGCATTTTAGTGTCGATGCAATGCTACAATATTGTCcactaaattaaaaaaaaaaaaaccaaccgcATAATGTTTGTGAAGGAAACTCTACGTGAGTGATTTGTTGAATCAATTGCACAAATATGTAGGATTTAGAACTGAGACCAACATTTTAGTGTCGATGCAATGCTACAATATTGTCCACTAAATTCAAAAGAATATAGATGCATATGCAATTTGAACATGTTCCGCAATCAAAACATGGCTGGATCTGCCCGACCTTGATGTGTTAGTCTTCATCCCATGTTCTTTGTGCTTGTTACCAGGAGAACATGCACAACTGGATGAAGCCGTCGATATCCTTCAGATTTAGTTGGTGGGCTTACCTTCTGACATATGCACGTCCAGTACAGCAACATTGCGTCGAATACCAATCAcaccatatattttttttagtgtGATGTATTATTATTCTGGGTTTTTTACTttaacagtgtctgaactcttcgaagACTTTTGAAataatacctgaactttcaaagtgatcaaggtgatacctggacttgagttttcttatcaacgtcgtacctgcgtcAAAATTTCGTTACGGCTCCGTTAATTATGACACGTGTGACGCACGTGAGAGACTAAATGATGATAAAAAGACTAATTTGCCCTAAATCTAGGGGTATATTGGaaattttatctatttttaataaaaaaaataggtatttaccctttttttttaatcgtttTTTTCTACCATCTCCACCGCTCGTCGTCTTCTTTTACCGTCTCCACCTCTTGTCTTCTTCAAATGCAATCTCTCTCACTCTTAGACTGTAACCAACCTCCATTACCATGATTGAACATTTCTCTTATAATCACGTACGGTGACTCTAGATTCCCATAGGTGCTCGTCCTCGAGGAACGAACACAATGACACGATGACAAAGTCTGAGAAAGCAATATGGGCACAGGAAGTCGGGTCGGACCTCGTCATCTATGCTCAGCAATACCGGAGCTGTGGTCATGGTGCTACTAAGTGTACTGGAGTTTGGCGGCGGCGATTTCGACCGATTCGATCAAActtgaaatcaaaatcaaactcaTTCCCAAAATCCCTTACTTCTGATTGCCAATCTTTGAATCCGGACGACTCTTCCGGCTTTGAGCTTATCCAGAAATCGGAATTCGGTCACCAAATCCGAGGTTCCAACCACCATCGCATTCCGAAACGCGTTCATCACACTCCAAATTGGCGAGCTCGAGCCTCTCGGCGTCTAAAGCTTCCAGATCGAGGTGGAGCATGTAGTAATTTCTCTGGTGGAATGCCACCTGAAGTTGCCGCTTCAGCTGAGGGCCGTCACCTTTAGAACCGGTAATCAGGTAAGCGAATCTCAGGAGTCTCGGGAGCCGTAGGCCACAGTTCTTGTCGTCGCTGTCGTCAAAATACTAGTCGAGACTAAGGAATCCGTGGCGGAAGAGTACTTGGCGTGGGTTATGGTTAGGGTGAGGAgagcgaggaggaggagggcgcATATTGCAGTCAGAATGACTAGCCATTAAGGCTGATTGTGGCCGGTTGTGGCCGGTTGTTTCACGAGTTCGATACCAAAAGGATGAGCAGACTCATCGGAGATAATATCCAATCATTGGGTTCAGGATGATTCTGGGGATATGGTGGTGTAGTCGGAGGAGGAATAGTCGTCTAGGTTTTGGGTGGTGGCTATGATGGAGGAGGTGGGGCTGAGAGGTTGAGGATTTGTCGTCGTTTTCTTCGTGTAGTCAAGAAGGAGGAGAGTCTgcatttggaatttttttttttttcggtcaacGACAAGTCTGAGAAGAATttcagatttttcttttttattttattttattttattttattttttaataataagTTGGAGTCAAATGACTATTTTATCCCTCAAACTCCAGTCACATGAAAGTCACGTGCTCATAATTAACGGAGCCGTAACGAAATTTTGACGCAGGTATGACGTTGATAAGAAAACTCAAGTCCAGGTATCACcttgatcactttgaaagttcaggtatcatttcaaaagtcctcgaagagttcagacactgttgaagtaaaaaaccctatTATTCTGTACCTCATCCCTTGGGCTTTCAGGCCACGCACATGGATTCAACGTCTGGTTTAATTGCTATATAACTTTTCAACTGGAAAGAAGAGGCAGATAATGTGAGAcaaggaagaaagagagagatagaataagGAAAGAGGGAAGAGCGAGGAGGTCATCGAGATGTTGGGAGGGTATTGGAGATGAATGATGATACATTGTTCCcagttttctttgctttttaaGAAATTCttctatttattattatttggaCTTTTACcttttgttttctaattgtaAAAAACGAAGGTAAACTATGACAAAAGTACTGAATGTAGGATTGTAGGGTGTGAAAAGAAATCACTAGCCGAACCCTATCAAAATTCATATAATGTTTTTCAATGGGACACTAATTACCAATAATGATTTACCTACCGTCATTAGGCGTCAGTGATACCAGGGAAAAACTATAGTGGAAAAGACAGGAAAACAGGATCCCAGCAGAAACAAAGATGCAACTGAGAATAAAGACTTGTAGCCTTCTAGggcttcagagagagagagagagagaagaaaaaaagaaaagaaaaaagagttgtAGGGCAAGAAAGTGAAGAAACCCAAGAGAAACTTAGTACTCCGAATTTCTGAATAAATTGGATACAATATATGTACAACATCCCTAAACCTAACCCTATTTACTTTGGCACATTAAATCCTAGGCCTCTAAGGGAATAAACTAGTCAAGTTCTAAATTAAGAGTGTGCACCAGCATCCTTTGACAGATTTGACCTTAGTCCTTCATCAACCTTTCAAATCCACAGATTCAAGGTTTCTGTTAAGGATTCCCATTGCAGCCATTGTATCTGCAGAATAATGGGTTTTCATTGTATGAAAACTGCTTGCACCTCAACTTACTCAACCTATGTATGTATATACCATTATAATTGTGTCAGATTATCTAACCTTATTGTCCAAAGTTTACATTTCAattacttgacaaaaaaaaaaagtttacatttcaattacttgacaaaaaaaaaaagtttacatTTCAATCACTATATGAACAATAAATTAAGATATGGCTGCAGATATATACAGTCTTTATATCATAGATATACAAAATTATTAAAGCACAATTCCAACATCATTTCCTCTAAAATATGAAGATTCATATAGATGTATCTACCAAAGCTTTAACGCGTAATTTTGAAACTTGTAGAGAAGTGTAATTATGAAACATTCTTTCCATATGTTGAGATTGATTCATCAAATCCAATCATACTATCTATATTTGAACAGAGTTATAAAGTTTTCGTTCATGATTCACTAAAgcacaacatttttttatctCTAACTTTTTCCCAACTGTGAAACACTTTAACGGTGATTACAGTCTATCCATAATTACTGAAGAGATAACAAGTAGACAGCCATATTTTATTTTAAGCTTAATGCCCCCCTTTAACCAATCAAGAGCAGACACATgtacaacaaaaaaaagtaaattaaataGAAAGGCTGAAGTTTTTGATTGTCACAAATTATAATAATTAAGGAAGTTATTCTATTGAGACTTTCAAATTTTCTCATTtgatctctcttctttttttatttatcattttcaatcaagcagagctctctctctttctctctctctcgtgctATCAAGACCACGCTCGGCAATTTCAGGATACAAATTCCGGAGTCCGGCGAAGCCTCCAAtgaatttttaattatttggagGTCAAACATGTCCTTTTATCTATAAATGAATAAATGGGCACACAAATCTTTTAGTTGAGTAAGAGGAATATTTGTCGCCTAAAAGGCATTTGGTCAAGAGCCCTAAAAGGCTAACGAGGGATAGTACAGGTTCCACCCTACTCCAATTGATTGGCCAAAGATCATTCTAGAAGACCTTGCCTTGGTGTAAAGGGACATTCCCGCCCTTGTACAATTTTGATCTTCGGTGAAAGGATCTTGTATACTAGCTACTGCCTACAAAAACCTTACATAGTGCAACAAGCCTTAAATGAGCCAAttttgtcagtttttttttcctgttgtaTTAAAGAGATCGACATGAGAAAGTTGAGTTGTCGTAAATATTGCAAAAATTCTTCTATGTACCAGTAGTGCAAGTGACTCAACATCTATTAGTTGATCTCATTCATTGATATTTATAGTCAAAAGAATCTAACTTTTATTTTTAGGTTAACACCCTAACTAGTGAAAGGAAATTAATCTTTGACAAACTTTTATAGAAAATTGCTTGTACGTGTTATACTACTTGAGGGTGACTAATACACTAATACTACTACTATATATCATGATTATACATCTAGTCTCAAAACGACCTTTTGTGGATCACTTACCAAGGTTTATGTCGTTTTGTCAAGTTTAGGCTTTTTGGTGTACACCTTGAGTACGAGCATGAGATGTGTTTGAAGTGCAATGTTGAATTTATTCTAAattattcttccttaaatttttttttaaatgaataaataatttttttttttttaaaagtaacGCTAAAATAGAGGACGGCGTCATTTCATGCGGGGCTTTAGTTTTAAAAACTAGCGGTAGGTGTGGTTTTGCAACTACTGGGAAAATGGCTCTTAATCATCTACGTTCTCTGTTTGCCGATTCTGGCAATGGCGTTGGGAGTGAATCAACAAAAATGGCCAATTTCAACTTCAACTTCATAGACATagacattgaaattgaaattggttttttttatgttgtttcACTTACAACTCCGTCGTTGCTCGTCAAGCTTTGAAAAACGTGGACACTCTTCGCTAGCTCTGAGACAACCCCTATTCTGCCTTCTCTTCCCAACTCAACGCTTTGACTCCTACTGCTTGCTTTCCTGAGGtactttcttcctcctcctcaagatttacTATTTCCAAAATTGGGTTTTTTCATAAAGATGGGTTTTTTTGATCTCTCTGATTGATTCGTAGTATCTGATGTATTTGCTTCATGGACGGCTCGATGAGTGAGATTTGCTGAGTGTCAGTACTCAGTTCTTGGTTATTAGTTTTTGTTTCTTATAGTACCCAATACAATCATTGGAAATTTGGAATTGTAGTACCCAATTCAGTGTTTTGCATGGTAATTTTGACCTTGGAACTTGATAGTTTGGTTGTGTTGTATGTGATGTTAAATCATTGACTTCAGTTGTTAAGGAAGATAAATGGGGTTGAAATTTAGATGTGGAAGTTAATTTCAGTTAGCTTATCATCTTATAATTACTATGTCTGTTTGCGACTTTCGACTTTGTTTTGCAACTCTTATCTGTTTATTGTCTATTTATAGTTAGTATAGATGAGGATAGGGTTTAGTATCGATAAGTTTTTATCAAATGatttgagaaagaaagaaaattatatACATAAGTCTTAATGGGTTTTAATAGTTTTGAAAAAAatgtttagtaaaaaaaaaaaaaattacgttCACGGGTCTTAACAAGTTCCAACAGATAACCGGCAAACCCACCGGATTTAGCCCGTTaaaacccgttaagctaacgggttcttaACTTGTTGACCCATTAAGAACCTAGTCCGTTAAAAACCCACACGGTACCTACACGATACTCGCACGCTGCTAGGTCTAAGATGAACGTACCATAGTTAAACCCTATTAATTATGCAATTACTAGTGGaagctaatcactaacaagaACACAATCAATGCATTAAGCACATAAaaaagtttgatcaattcaagcaaAGATAACAAttaagttagaacgctaatcttatcatgaaaactcattgttgatttgcctaaggaattataggttttccacttcaATTATTAAGACCTAAAACGCTAGCATatcttaatatggattcaattacgtGCTCATCAATCAAAGTATGCATCctaagatcaattaacacataaacgATGGGTTATTCGCACAAAACCAAtaatcatgcataacatcattGAAATCGCAACTTTCactttgaaaacctaaaacatgcttcatagtattcgaaaactaAACATCTAAAATCAACACTTCAATCTCACATGAAATCGCAAATTCCagttcaagaaaacaaaaacaaaaactgaaattgCTTTATACAAGAAACAAAATCGAAATAAAAAATAGGTGTTCATGGTTATACTTTTGAAATCTTCAAGAACACAAGAAGCTTtaaaggtggtggaatggatgtGGACCacggcaaggatgcttgaatggagaGGATGATGCTTCACGGTCTTGGACTTGGAAGAATGGAAGATTGCAGAAATGTAGAGAGAAGAAGGGGACGAATTTGTGACTTTGATTCTGAATTTGTGTTGGTGAAAAACGTCTCACAATACTCCCTATATAAAGTGCATGGCATAGCATAGAGTCTTGATTAATTTCTACTTCATTAACATCACTCAACGTCTCAATGAATCAAAATATTGCATGAGAAGTAAAGAACAATCTTGATTCTTCATTGTAATTTTCTTTGCAGACATTATCATGCACTTTCTCTCAATTTGATCTTCATTCAACTCTTATGCAATCAGGAAACCTAAATtaatatttattcttttttattttcttttccataatTCACACggagtagatattcttccaaactCTCCATTTTTATGCCTTTGCCAAAATATTTTCTTCCTTTCCTTTAATTCTCACAGCAACAACAATAGATATGGGATTAGGATTCCTCCAAGACGTCAAGACTATTCTAGAAACTCAcatgcaagtcacatgcttcaatgtTTGGGCCAGGCTTCTTTACTTGGATGTTTCAAAGCTCATTCTTAAATTTGTGACACCACTTTGCT is a window from the Rosa chinensis cultivar Old Blush chromosome 2, RchiOBHm-V2, whole genome shotgun sequence genome containing:
- the LOC112190882 gene encoding probable aquaporin SIP2-1, coding for MGRPALLASDLVISFMWVLSGVLIKKFIHNVLGLAHQPSGDILYFALSIINMFFFAFLAKITKGGTYNPLTVFSDAITGDFSRFLFTVAARIPAQVIGSVAGVKFIMEIFPGIGLGPRLTVDIHRGALTEGLLTFAIVTISLGLYRKIPGSFFMKTWISSVSKLTLHILGSDLTGGCMNPASVMGWAYARGDHITKEHILVYWLAPIEATLLAVWTFRLLFPPKEDKKAKAE
- the LOC112188413 gene encoding RNA polymerase II transcriptional coactivator KIWI yields the protein MSSWRGKRKDEEDHASDGDSEGHAPPKKTAKRDSDDDSAEDIVVCEISKNRRVTVRNWNGKVIVDIREFYVKDGKQLPGKKGISLPMDQWNVLRSHVDEIDKVVNETG